A region from the Candidatus Tenderia electrophaga genome encodes:
- a CDS encoding cytochrome C biogenesis protein translates to MEYKDYYKILGVDRKATQDDIKRAYRKLARKYHPDVNKDPAAEDKFKQMGEAYEVLKDPEKRAAYDRLGEQWHAGEEFRPPPDWDAGFEFSGGGAGVGAENFSDFFETLFGRGFGGAGPGRGGFRARGQDHFAKVMIDIEDAFHGASRAITLRVPEVDAQGQLHTRQRSLNVKIPKGIRQGQHIRLAGQGAPGMGGGETGDLYLEVAFRPHPFYRVDGSDLYLDLPVAPWEAALGGTVKTPTPAGAVDLKIPAGSESGRKLRLRGRGIPAKQPGDLYAVLQIVTPPAKSARDEALYREMQQHMDFNPRRHLGV, encoded by the coding sequence ATGGAATACAAAGACTATTACAAAATACTCGGGGTTGACCGTAAGGCGACTCAGGACGATATCAAGCGCGCCTATCGCAAGCTGGCGCGCAAGTATCATCCGGACGTCAACAAGGACCCGGCCGCCGAGGACAAATTCAAGCAAATGGGCGAGGCCTACGAGGTACTCAAGGACCCGGAAAAGCGCGCCGCCTACGACCGCCTGGGCGAGCAATGGCACGCCGGCGAGGAATTCCGCCCGCCGCCGGACTGGGATGCCGGCTTCGAATTCAGCGGTGGCGGTGCGGGCGTCGGCGCCGAAAATTTCAGTGATTTCTTCGAGACCCTGTTCGGTCGTGGTTTCGGCGGCGCCGGACCGGGCCGGGGCGGCTTTCGCGCCCGCGGCCAGGATCACTTCGCCAAGGTGATGATCGACATCGAGGACGCCTTTCACGGCGCCAGCCGCGCCATTACGCTGCGCGTCCCCGAGGTCGACGCCCAGGGGCAGCTGCATACCCGGCAGCGCAGCCTGAATGTAAAAATCCCCAAAGGCATTCGTCAGGGCCAGCATATCCGCCTGGCTGGGCAGGGCGCCCCGGGAATGGGCGGCGGCGAGACCGGCGACCTGTATCTGGAGGTTGCCTTCCGCCCCCATCCCTTTTACCGCGTCGACGGCAGCGATCTCTATCTCGATCTGCCGGTGGCCCCCTGGGAGGCGGCCCTGGGGGGGACGGTGAAAACGCCCACGCCTGCCGGGGCGGTTGACTTGAAAATTCCCGCCGGCAGCGAGAGCGGCCGCAAGTTGCGCCTAAGGGGGCGCGGCATTCCCGCCAAGCAGCCGGGCGATCTGTACGCCGTGCTGCAGATCGTCACGCCGCCGGCCAAGAGCGCGCGTGACGAGGCGCTGTACCGCGAAATGCAGCAGCACATGGACTTCAACCCACGCCGTCATCTGGGGGTGTAG
- a CDS encoding MerR family transcriptional regulator has product MNNRDLMEVLAGEILEEEMRLTLTQLSRACEVRNEWLLELVREGVIEPEETAAREWIFAGASLRRARVALRLQRDLGVNLCGAALALQLMDELETLRARLEAVERHD; this is encoded by the coding sequence ATGAACAACCGCGATTTAATGGAAGTGCTGGCCGGTGAGATCCTGGAAGAGGAGATGCGTCTCACCCTGACCCAGCTCAGCCGTGCCTGCGAGGTGCGGAACGAGTGGCTGCTTGAGCTGGTGCGGGAGGGCGTGATTGAACCGGAGGAAACCGCCGCGCGGGAATGGATTTTCGCCGGCGCCAGTCTCAGACGGGCGCGGGTGGCGCTGCGCCTGCAACGCGATTTGGGGGTGAATCTCTGCGGCGCCGCCCTGGCGCTGCAACTCATGGACGAACTGGAGACACTGCGGGCCCGACTCGAGGCCGTGGAGCGACACGACTGA
- a CDS encoding peptidase M48 gives MESVLWYRHALLNRLQSLLLLLVMAAFLALLGGLLWGGAGLIWLTLIGAVLVLFNPMNSPQLIMRMYRAVPLRPGESPALYGLLQQLAQRAGLKHVPELYYLPSPMVNAFAVGQRDTSAIAVSDGLLRTLNSREGAGVLAHEISHIRSNDMWVMGLADLFSRMTAFLSLFGQILLLLNLPLIMLASVSINWWAILILILAPNLSALAQLGLSRTREYDADLNAVRLTGDAEGLASALVKIEQRQGGWLERILMPQRGTPEPSLLRTHPSTEERVRRLRALQHSFDLDGARRQPLTQLSAEVPLAKPVRRSPRRWHISGLWH, from the coding sequence ATGGAATCCGTGCTGTGGTATCGACATGCCTTGTTGAATCGGCTGCAGTCGCTGTTGCTGCTGCTGGTCATGGCCGCCTTTCTGGCCCTGCTGGGCGGCTTGCTATGGGGCGGCGCGGGCCTGATCTGGTTGACGTTGATTGGCGCCGTGCTGGTGTTGTTCAATCCCATGAACTCGCCGCAGTTGATTATGCGCATGTATCGCGCCGTGCCGCTGCGCCCCGGCGAGTCGCCGGCCTTGTACGGTTTGCTGCAGCAATTGGCTCAGCGCGCCGGACTCAAGCATGTGCCCGAACTCTATTACCTGCCCAGTCCGATGGTCAATGCCTTCGCTGTGGGGCAGCGCGACACGAGTGCCATCGCCGTCAGCGACGGCCTGCTGCGCACTCTCAACAGCCGCGAGGGGGCCGGCGTGCTGGCGCACGAGATCAGTCATATCCGCAGCAACGACATGTGGGTGATGGGGCTGGCCGATCTGTTCAGCCGCATGACCGCGTTTTTGTCCCTGTTTGGACAGATCCTGCTGTTGCTCAATCTGCCGCTGATCATGCTCGCCTCGGTGAGCATCAACTGGTGGGCGATACTCATCCTGATTCTGGCGCCCAATCTCAGCGCCCTGGCGCAGTTGGGCCTGTCGCGCACGCGCGAATACGATGCCGACCTGAATGCGGTGCGCCTTACCGGCGATGCGGAAGGTCTGGCCAGCGCCCTGGTTAAGATCGAACAACGCCAGGGTGGTTGGCTGGAGCGCATTCTGATGCCGCAGCGCGGTACTCCGGAACCCTCGCTGCTGCGCACGCATCCGTCCACCGAGGAGCGCGTGCGGCGCTTGCGGGCATTGCAGCATTCCTTTGATCTGGATGGCGCCCGGCGCCAACCGCTGACGCAACTGTCCGCTGAGGTGCCCTTAGCCAAGCCGGTGCGCCGTTCACCACGGCGTTGGCATATCAGTGGTCTGTGGCATTAG
- a CDS encoding UTP--glucose-1-phosphate uridylyltransferase has product MINKCLFPVAGYGTRFLPATKAMPKEMLPVVNKPLIQYGVEEAHDAGMRRIAFVTGRTKRAIEDHFDITYELEDQISGTAKEDRLGEVRALIKDCTFSYTRQIEMKGLGHAILTGETLIGNEAFGVILADDLCVGTSAGVMSQLMAVYDKYQCSVVAVEKVPAQEVDKYGVVAGEFIEEGLMRVSDMVEKPPADQAPSNLAIIGRYILTPDIFAILRETAPGKGGEVQITDALLAQARQGKVIACRFAGQRFDCGSVDGFVAATNYFYDIYKKTQG; this is encoded by the coding sequence ATGATTAACAAATGCCTGTTTCCTGTCGCAGGTTATGGCACACGGTTTCTGCCGGCCACCAAGGCCATGCCCAAGGAGATGTTGCCGGTGGTCAACAAACCCTTGATCCAATACGGCGTGGAGGAGGCTCATGATGCCGGTATGCGGCGCATCGCCTTCGTCACCGGCCGTACCAAGCGTGCCATCGAAGATCATTTTGATATCACCTATGAGCTGGAAGATCAGATCAGCGGCACGGCCAAGGAAGACCGTCTGGGCGAGGTGCGCGCCCTGATCAAGGATTGCACCTTTTCCTATACCCGTCAGATCGAGATGAAGGGGCTGGGGCATGCCATTCTCACCGGTGAGACCCTCATCGGCAACGAAGCCTTCGGCGTGATCCTGGCCGATGACCTGTGTGTCGGCACCTCGGCGGGGGTGATGTCGCAACTGATGGCGGTGTATGACAAGTATCAGTGCAGCGTGGTGGCGGTGGAAAAGGTGCCGGCCCAGGAGGTGGATAAATACGGCGTGGTGGCGGGTGAGTTCATTGAAGAGGGTTTGATGCGGGTCAGCGATATGGTGGAGAAGCCGCCGGCGGACCAGGCCCCGTCCAACCTGGCCATTATCGGGCGTTATATCTTGACGCCGGATATTTTCGCCATTTTGCGCGAGACGGCGCCCGGCAAGGGCGGGGAAGTGCAGATTACCGACGCCTTGTTGGCCCAGGCCCGGCAGGGCAAGGTGATTGCCTGCCGCTTTGCGGGGCAGCGTTTCGATTGCGGCAGTGTGGACGGCTTCGTGGCGGCGACCAATTATTTTTATGACATCTATAAAAAAACCCAGGGATAA
- a CDS encoding amylosucrase → MKEDTWLDKQSHTSLQRLLPRLDARFKEQVDADEWQNYLQRLKYHFPRLFKCLYHVYGAQYDFFYHLENILASATQMWLERPSELKALDAMREADPHWYQSNRLVGAMCYIDLFAGDLQGMFERIPYLKEMGINYLHLMPLFKEPEGDNDGGYAVSSYREINTKIGTMEQLSELAGELRARGISLCLDFVFNHTSDEHDWAQQALAGDPEYQSYYRLFPDRSMPEAYEKNLITIFPDERPGSFTYRNGLKKWVWTTFHNYQWDLNYENPIVFSRMLEEMLFLANQGVEILRLDAVAFIWKKLGTTSQNLPEAHVLIQAFNAVVHIAAPAMVFKSEAIVHPDEVSKYISEEECQLSYNPQLMALLWEALATQDVNILRHAMERRFSIPENCAWVNYVRCHDDIGWAFSNDDVAAFNLDPGAHRHFLTRFYTGKFEGSFARGLPFQEDPETGDARVSGTCASLTGLEKAVEEKDEAGVDLAIRRIMLLYGVTLTIGGIPVIYLGDELGALNDYTYDQDLEKVGDTRWVHRPPFDWGKVEERHDPKSISGRVYHGLLRLIQIRQQNLAFTRSETEIVDTGNKHVFGYFRNHDHYNVLVLANFSGLPQSLEARRLRMLGLRKTVVDLVAGKAITATRELLLDPYDFMVLAKPSH, encoded by the coding sequence TTGAAAGAGGATACCTGGCTGGACAAGCAGTCGCACACCTCGTTGCAGCGTCTGTTGCCCAGGCTGGACGCGCGCTTTAAGGAACAGGTCGATGCGGATGAGTGGCAGAATTATCTGCAACGTCTCAAATATCACTTTCCACGCCTGTTCAAGTGCCTTTACCACGTCTACGGCGCGCAATACGATTTTTTCTACCATCTGGAAAATATCCTCGCCTCGGCCACCCAGATGTGGCTGGAGCGTCCCAGCGAATTGAAGGCGCTGGATGCCATGCGCGAGGCCGATCCGCATTGGTATCAGTCCAATCGCCTGGTGGGCGCCATGTGCTACATCGATCTGTTTGCCGGCGACCTCCAGGGCATGTTCGAGCGCATCCCCTATCTCAAGGAGATGGGCATCAACTATTTGCACCTGATGCCCTTGTTCAAGGAGCCCGAGGGCGATAACGACGGCGGTTACGCGGTCAGCAGTTACCGCGAAATCAATACCAAGATCGGTACCATGGAGCAGCTCAGCGAGCTGGCCGGCGAGTTGCGCGCCCGCGGGATTTCCTTGTGTTTGGACTTTGTCTTCAATCACACCTCGGACGAGCACGACTGGGCGCAGCAGGCCCTGGCCGGTGATCCCGAATATCAATCCTATTACCGACTGTTTCCGGACCGCAGCATGCCGGAGGCCTATGAAAAGAATCTGATCACCATTTTTCCCGATGAGCGCCCGGGATCGTTCACCTATCGCAACGGCCTGAAAAAATGGGTCTGGACCACCTTTCACAATTACCAGTGGGATTTGAACTACGAAAACCCCATCGTCTTCAGTCGCATGTTGGAGGAGATGCTGTTTCTCGCCAACCAGGGCGTGGAGATCCTGCGCCTGGATGCGGTGGCCTTTATCTGGAAGAAGCTCGGCACCACCTCGCAGAATCTGCCCGAGGCCCACGTGCTGATCCAGGCCTTTAATGCCGTGGTGCATATCGCCGCCCCGGCCATGGTGTTCAAGTCCGAGGCCATCGTGCATCCCGATGAGGTGAGCAAGTACATCAGCGAAGAGGAGTGCCAGCTATCCTATAATCCGCAGCTGATGGCCCTGTTGTGGGAGGCCCTGGCGACCCAGGATGTGAACATCCTGCGTCACGCCATGGAGCGCCGCTTCAGCATTCCGGAGAATTGCGCCTGGGTCAATTATGTGCGCTGCCATGACGACATCGGTTGGGCCTTTTCCAATGATGACGTCGCCGCCTTCAATTTGGACCCGGGCGCCCATCGTCATTTCCTGACCCGTTTCTATACCGGTAAATTCGAGGGCAGCTTCGCCCGCGGCCTGCCGTTTCAAGAGGATCCCGAAACGGGTGACGCCCGTGTTTCAGGCACTTGCGCCTCGCTCACCGGTCTGGAAAAGGCGGTAGAGGAGAAAGACGAGGCGGGCGTGGACCTGGCCATCCGCCGCATCATGCTGCTTTATGGCGTGACTTTGACCATCGGCGGCATTCCCGTTATTTATCTGGGCGACGAGCTGGGGGCCTTGAACGACTACACCTATGATCAGGATTTGGAAAAGGTCGGCGATACACGCTGGGTGCACCGACCGCCCTTCGACTGGGGCAAGGTCGAGGAGCGCCACGATCCCAAGAGCATCAGCGGGCGGGTCTATCACGGCCTGCTGCGCTTAATTCAGATACGCCAGCAGAATCTCGCCTTCACCCGCTCCGAGACCGAGATCGTCGACACCGGCAACAAACACGTATTTGGCTATTTTCGCAATCATGATCACTATAATGTATTGGTGCTGGCCAATTTCAGCGGTCTGCCGCAGAGCCTGGAGGCACGCCGCTTGCGGATGTTGGGCTTGCGCAAGACGGTGGTCGACTTGGTGGCCGGCAAGGCGATCACCGCCACGCGCGAATTGTTGTTGGACCCCTACGATTTTATGGTGCTGGCCAAACCCAGTCACTGA
- a CDS encoding HAD family hydrolase → MSTNPKDLYIVLVSVHGLIRGDDLELGRDADTGGQILYVVELAQALAKHPDVARVDLLTRLVDDERVSSDYAQPVEEIGDGARIVRIEAGPPGYIAKEQLWDHLDAFADNTLNYLRAGERLPDVIHGHYADAGYVGYRLANLLALPMVFTGHSLGRVKRRRLLASGLSAEDVERLYNITHRIEGEELALASAERVITSTFQEIEEQYELYDHYQPEQMRVIPPGTNLSHFMPPQGDEKHSALFDELKRFLNQPNKPMILALSRPDKRKNISALVKAYGESERLQQLANLVVVAGNRDDVDELEEGAQEVFHELFVTIDRYDLWGKIAFPKHHARNQVPLFYRLAASLKGVFVNPALTEPFGLTLIEAAACGLPLVATDDGGPRDIIENCNNGVLIDALDTDAMGTALVEIISDKDTWEQLSAAGLAGVREHYSWDAHASRYLEVIDPIVELGRKDLIERRPAQLKQQLYRSRAIFTDLDQNLIGDEQSLREFVGVMRQHRKLVKFGIATGRRLDSALKKMKQYGIPEPDFLITSGGTEIYYAPKLTVDDAWKKQIDYHWTPHIVRRVLSEMPGLELQPKTEQSRFKISYFYDQENAPDVREINSLLHKEEQSVNVSLAFGQFLDITPIRASKGLALRYISDRWGIPLEHILVAGGSGADEDMMRGNTLAAVVANRHNEELSQLMDKERIYFAERPFAAGILEAIEHYDFFGSCKGPDDR, encoded by the coding sequence ATGAGCACGAATCCCAAGGATCTCTATATTGTCCTGGTCAGTGTCCACGGCCTGATCCGCGGCGATGACCTGGAGCTGGGGCGTGATGCCGACACCGGCGGTCAGATACTCTATGTGGTGGAGCTGGCACAGGCCCTGGCCAAGCATCCGGACGTGGCGCGGGTCGACCTGCTGACGCGCCTGGTCGACGATGAACGCGTCTCCTCGGATTACGCTCAGCCCGTCGAAGAGATCGGCGACGGTGCACGGATTGTCCGCATTGAAGCCGGACCGCCCGGGTATATCGCCAAGGAACAATTGTGGGATCACCTGGATGCCTTCGCCGACAACACCTTGAACTATCTGCGTGCAGGCGAGCGCCTGCCGGATGTGATTCACGGGCATTACGCCGATGCCGGTTACGTCGGCTATCGACTCGCCAATCTGCTGGCCCTGCCCATGGTGTTTACCGGTCACTCCCTGGGGCGGGTTAAGCGCCGTCGTCTGCTGGCCAGCGGCCTGTCGGCCGAGGATGTGGAACGGCTGTACAATATCACCCACCGTATCGAGGGCGAGGAGCTGGCCCTGGCCTCGGCGGAGCGTGTTATCACCAGCACCTTTCAGGAGATCGAAGAGCAATACGAACTCTATGATCATTATCAGCCTGAACAGATGCGCGTCATTCCCCCCGGTACCAATCTATCGCACTTCATGCCGCCGCAAGGCGACGAGAAGCATAGCGCACTGTTCGACGAGCTCAAGCGCTTTCTCAACCAACCCAATAAGCCCATGATCCTGGCCCTGTCGCGCCCGGATAAGCGTAAGAACATCAGCGCCCTGGTCAAGGCCTATGGTGAATCGGAGCGCTTGCAGCAGCTGGCCAATCTGGTGGTGGTGGCCGGCAACCGTGATGACGTCGACGAACTGGAAGAGGGCGCCCAGGAAGTCTTCCACGAGCTCTTCGTCACCATCGATCGCTATGATCTGTGGGGTAAGATCGCCTTTCCCAAACATCACGCGCGCAACCAGGTGCCGCTGTTTTATCGCCTGGCGGCCAGCCTTAAAGGCGTGTTCGTCAATCCGGCCCTGACCGAACCCTTCGGCCTGACCCTGATCGAGGCCGCCGCCTGCGGCCTGCCGCTGGTGGCCACCGACGACGGCGGGCCGCGCGATATCATCGAAAACTGCAACAACGGCGTATTGATCGATGCCCTGGATACCGACGCCATGGGCACCGCGCTGGTGGAAATCATCTCGGATAAGGATACGTGGGAACAGCTCTCCGCCGCCGGCCTGGCGGGCGTGCGCGAGCACTATTCCTGGGATGCCCATGCCAGTCGCTATCTGGAGGTGATTGACCCCATCGTCGAACTGGGGCGCAAGGATCTGATCGAGCGGCGACCGGCACAGTTGAAGCAACAACTCTACCGCAGCCGCGCCATCTTTACCGACCTGGATCAGAACCTGATCGGCGACGAGCAATCACTGCGGGAATTTGTCGGCGTGATGCGGCAACATCGCAAGCTGGTTAAGTTCGGTATCGCCACCGGGCGCCGTCTGGATTCGGCCTTGAAAAAGATGAAGCAGTACGGCATTCCCGAGCCTGATTTTCTTATCACCAGCGGCGGCACCGAGATCTATTACGCGCCTAAACTGACCGTCGACGACGCTTGGAAAAAGCAGATCGATTATCATTGGACGCCGCATATCGTGCGCCGCGTGCTGAGTGAAATGCCGGGCTTGGAGCTGCAGCCTAAAACGGAGCAAAGCCGCTTCAAGATCAGCTATTTCTATGATCAAGAGAACGCCCCGGACGTCCGCGAAATCAACAGTCTGTTGCACAAAGAGGAGCAATCGGTGAACGTCAGCCTGGCCTTCGGCCAGTTCCTCGATATCACGCCGATCCGCGCCTCCAAGGGGCTGGCACTACGTTATATCAGTGACCGCTGGGGCATCCCCCTGGAGCACATCCTGGTGGCGGGCGGCTCGGGTGCTGACGAGGATATGATGCGCGGTAACACCCTGGCGGCGGTGGTCGCCAACCGGCACAACGAAGAGTTGTCGCAGTTGATGGATAAGGAGCGTATCTATTTTGCCGAAAGACCGTTCGCCGCCGGGATTCTTGAGGCCATCGAACATTATGATTTTTTCGGCAGCTGCAAAGGGCCGGACGACCGGTGA
- a CDS encoding ABC transporter substrate-binding protein, translating to MKHEDGSWSGISIDLWRDIATEMGLSYTLQEESLAGMLEGVSDGTYAAAVAALTVTAERERQMDFSHPFYSSGLSIAVPPEGQGAWLSVVKRFFTLQFVTAVMALLLVLLVIGVLVWLFERRRNEQFAGAAVNGIGSGLWWSAVTMTTVGYGDKAPLTLGGRLVALVWMFASIIIISSFTAAIASSLTVGQLSSGISGPQDLYRSHTGSVKNSASMAYLESRHISATGFDSVQQGLAALARGELDAFVYDQPLLQYFAETDFRGRIQVLANDFRRQDYAIALPENSALKEPIDRQLLNQLESAAWQQQVARYLGLDDI from the coding sequence ATCAAGCACGAGGACGGCAGTTGGAGCGGCATCAGCATCGATCTTTGGCGCGATATCGCCACCGAGATGGGCCTGAGCTACACGCTGCAGGAAGAGAGTTTGGCCGGTATGCTGGAGGGCGTGAGTGACGGCACGTATGCCGCTGCGGTGGCGGCGCTGACCGTCACCGCGGAGCGCGAGCGGCAAATGGATTTCAGCCATCCGTTTTATAGTTCGGGCCTGAGTATCGCCGTGCCCCCTGAGGGTCAGGGCGCCTGGTTGAGCGTGGTGAAACGCTTTTTTACCCTGCAGTTTGTTACTGCGGTGATGGCCTTGCTGCTGGTATTGCTGGTGATCGGGGTGCTGGTGTGGCTGTTCGAGCGCCGCCGCAATGAGCAATTCGCGGGCGCGGCGGTGAACGGTATCGGCTCGGGGCTGTGGTGGTCGGCGGTGACCATGACCACGGTGGGCTACGGTGACAAGGCGCCGCTCACCCTCGGCGGGCGCTTGGTGGCGCTGGTGTGGATGTTTGCCAGCATTATCATCATCTCCAGCTTTACCGCCGCCATCGCCTCGTCGTTGACCGTGGGCCAGCTTTCCAGCGGCATCAGCGGGCCCCAGGATCTGTATCGCAGTCATACCGGCAGCGTAAAAAATTCGGCCAGCATGGCCTATCTGGAGAGCCGCCACATCAGCGCCACCGGGTTCGACAGTGTGCAGCAGGGCCTGGCGGCATTGGCCAGGGGCGAGTTGGACGCCTTCGTTTACGACCAACCGCTGCTGCAGTATTTTGCCGAGACCGATTTCCGCGGCCGGATTCAGGTATTGGCCAATGATTTTCGGCGTCAGGACTATGCCATCGCCCTGCCGGAAAACAGCGCCCTGAAAGAGCCGATCGACCGCCAGTTGTTGAACCAGTTGGAGTCCGCCGCTTGGCAACAGCAAGTGGCGCGTTATTTGGGATTGGATGACATATAG
- a CDS encoding Crp/Fnr family transcriptional regulator, with translation MSDKPDFEKIGASVLGGELTLKECEVLSGIMDARQLKDGENLVSESGTEHTLFVLIEGKLKVLSESEGQLKHVYTMKAGEVAGTRAFVDRTPRKATLEADGQATVYTLEPDAFESLLDTHPRIVYKVMRSIFRITHSNLLRMNQETEQLTNYINKTHGRY, from the coding sequence ATGAGCGATAAACCTGATTTCGAAAAGATCGGCGCCTCGGTGCTGGGCGGCGAGTTGACTTTGAAGGAATGCGAGGTATTAAGCGGTATCATGGATGCACGCCAGCTTAAGGACGGCGAAAACCTGGTGAGCGAGAGCGGTACCGAACACACACTGTTCGTCCTGATTGAGGGTAAGCTGAAGGTGCTGAGCGAATCGGAAGGCCAACTCAAGCATGTCTATACCATGAAGGCGGGCGAAGTGGCCGGTACCCGCGCCTTCGTCGATCGCACGCCGCGTAAGGCGACATTAGAGGCCGACGGGCAGGCCACCGTCTATACCCTGGAGCCCGACGCCTTCGAGTCACTGCTCGACACGCATCCGCGGATTGTCTACAAAGTCATGCGTTCCATCTTTCGCATTACCCATTCCAATCTGTTGCGTATGAATCAGGAAACCGAGCAACTCACCAACTACATCAACAAGACCCACGGCCGCTACTGA
- a CDS encoding DNA polymerase III subunit gamma/tau, with protein sequence MSYQVLARKWRPRNFPAMVGQAHVLRALINALDNERLHHAYLFTGTRGVGKTTVARIFAKSLNCETGVSSTPCGECGACREIDEGRFVDLIEVDAASRTKVEDTRELLENVQYAPTRGRYKVYLIDEVHMLSAHSFNALLKTLEEPPPHVKFLLATTDPQKLPVTILSRCLQFNLKRMAPEMIGGHLAHVLAQEGVEFDPAALTLIAAGADGSMRDALSLLDQAIAYGGGKLVEDEVRAMLGTIDRGHVLRLLQGLADNDATAILETVNDLAQQGTDFSAVLAELISQLHTLALAQLAPATLEGLADQQALAALADKISAEDIQLYYQIGLIGRRDLPLAPELRSGLEMVLLRMLAFRPDSSTAQPEAQAQTPVTGHARPATTSAPAERRPSAVQEPAPPTAPTTGPDACPWPEVVQQLGLKGMAYQLAANSVLVGRQGTVIRLALSKQHATLRSKTLEQRLQQALSKYYGESVRLEFVSGGDNSQTPAGIQQRQAEDRQQAAVDAISTDPNVQRIREVFDAQVVPDSVRPLEQ encoded by the coding sequence ATGAGTTATCAGGTCTTGGCGCGTAAATGGCGGCCGCGCAATTTTCCCGCCATGGTGGGACAGGCGCATGTGCTGCGCGCCCTGATCAACGCTCTGGACAACGAGCGTCTGCACCATGCCTATTTGTTTACCGGCACCCGCGGCGTGGGCAAGACCACCGTTGCGCGTATCTTTGCCAAGTCGCTGAATTGCGAAACGGGGGTGAGCTCCACACCGTGCGGTGAGTGCGGCGCCTGCCGCGAGATCGACGAGGGCCGCTTCGTCGATCTGATTGAAGTGGACGCCGCCTCGCGCACCAAGGTGGAAGACACCCGCGAGCTGTTGGAAAACGTGCAGTACGCCCCCACCCGCGGGCGCTACAAGGTTTACCTCATCGACGAGGTGCACATGCTCTCCGCCCACAGCTTCAACGCTTTGTTGAAGACCCTGGAGGAGCCGCCGCCGCACGTCAAATTCCTGCTTGCCACCACCGATCCGCAAAAGCTGCCGGTGACCATTTTGTCGCGTTGTCTGCAGTTCAATCTTAAGCGCATGGCGCCGGAGATGATCGGCGGCCATCTTGCCCATGTGCTCGCGCAAGAGGGTGTTGAGTTCGACCCGGCGGCCCTGACCCTGATCGCCGCGGGCGCCGACGGCAGTATGCGCGACGCCCTCAGCCTGCTCGACCAGGCCATCGCCTACGGCGGCGGCAAACTGGTGGAGGATGAGGTACGCGCCATGCTCGGCACGATTGACCGTGGTCATGTGCTGCGCCTGTTGCAGGGCCTGGCGGATAACGACGCCACGGCCATCCTGGAGACCGTCAACGACCTGGCCCAGCAGGGCACGGATTTCAGTGCCGTGCTGGCGGAACTGATCTCCCAACTGCATACGCTGGCGTTGGCCCAGTTGGCCCCGGCGACGCTAGAAGGTCTTGCCGATCAGCAAGCGCTGGCGGCCCTGGCGGACAAAATCAGCGCCGAGGATATCCAGCTTTATTACCAGATCGGTCTGATCGGGCGCCGTGATCTGCCCCTGGCCCCGGAACTGCGCAGCGGTTTGGAAATGGTATTGCTGCGCATGCTGGCATTCCGCCCCGACAGTTCCACGGCGCAACCTGAGGCGCAGGCGCAAACCCCTGTCACGGGGCATGCCCGGCCCGCCACGACATCGGCGCCAGCCGAGCGGCGCCCATCCGCTGTGCAAGAGCCGGCGCCGCCGACTGCGCCGACAACCGGCCCGGACGCCTGCCCGTGGCCCGAGGTGGTGCAGCAGCTCGGCTTGAAGGGGATGGCCTACCAACTGGCGGCCAATTCCGTGCTGGTGGGCAGGCAGGGCACTGTGATCCGCCTGGCGCTGTCCAAGCAGCATGCCACGCTGCGCAGCAAGACCCTGGAGCAGCGCCTGCAGCAGGCCTTGAGCAAGTATTACGGCGAGAGCGTCAGGCTGGAATTCGTCAGCGGTGGCGATAACAGCCAGACCCCGGCCGGTATCCAACAACGCCAGGCCGAGGACCGGCAACAGGCCGCGGTGGATGCCATTAGCACCGACCCCAATGTGCAGCGCATACGTGAAGTGTTCGATGCCCAGGTGGTACCGGATTCGGTGCGGCCGCTGGAACAATAA
- a CDS encoding nucleoid-associated protein — translation MMKGGLGGLMKQAQKMQENMQKAQEELANMEVTGQAGGGLVSVVMTGRHDVRRVSVDQSLMEEDKEMLEDLLAAAVNDAVRQVERETQERMSGMTAGMGLPPGMKLPF, via the coding sequence ATGATGAAAGGTGGATTGGGCGGCCTGATGAAGCAGGCCCAGAAGATGCAGGAAAACATGCAAAAGGCCCAGGAGGAACTGGCCAACATGGAGGTCACCGGCCAGGCCGGCGGCGGATTGGTGAGCGTGGTGATGACCGGCCGCCACGACGTACGCCGGGTCTCCGTCGATCAAAGCTTGATGGAGGAGGACAAGGAGATGCTGGAAGACCTGCTCGCCGCCGCCGTCAATGACGCCGTGCGTCAGGTGGAGCGCGAGACCCAGGAGCGTATGTCCGGTATGACCGCGGGTATGGGCCTGCCGCCGGGAATGAAACTGCCGTTTTAA